The [Clostridium] celerecrescens 18A genomic sequence GTTTTTGAGGAGCAGGAAAATGCCGGAGATACCGTTAAGTTAAATCCGGGCAGCATTAGAATCCCGGTAAATGAATCTGGAAATGAAGCAGAGCAAGGAATGATCTATCAGCCTGCCGGGGAGGGACGGATAAAGAATGATCCCCGGTATGCCTGGCGGATGCGAAAGGAAGTTCCGCTGTCCGTCCTGGAAGGGAGCGGCTTCCCGGGGAGTAAGACATATGGTGCCAAGGCCTCCATTTCCTCCATGGAGAGCAATATGGTTTATTCTCCTTCGGACCTTGAATTGGGAGAGGCTTTTGCCGGGTATATAAACCACAGGGGAAATTTATTAAGGAGCTCCGGGCTTTCAGGAGGAAGTGAGGAACTATATGGGTTTCTGGCTGCGCTGATGGCGGTTAAATCCCAAACCTTTGGAGCTTATTCCGGGATCAATAAAGGACTTGCGGCTGATCTGCGGGAGGCGGTTGACCGAATGATCGATTACTGCATACAGGAAGCATTTAAGAAGTCTGAGGCTGCCATGAAAAGGCTGGGTGGCAGGAATATCCCCTTTCAGCCCAGAGCTGCTTATAAAATCTATTATTATATGATGAACCTTTATCAGACCACCAAAGACCTGCGGGAGACCGTAAATAAGGGGATAAAACATGCCTATCAGCAGTTTTTAAGGGATAAGGAATATTCGGAAGGCAAGGATGATTCCGGATCCTTTTTTACAAAGGACAAAAAGGATCCAAGAGAGGACTGGAAAGAGGGGAAGAAAATAGTAGAACGGGACTGGAAAGAATTTCTGTCCTTTATGGGAAGAGAGGATTTAGGCGGGATTCCGTTAGGAGTCCTGGAATTAAGTCCCTGGGGAATGCTTGCGGAGCCCGAGCTGTCTTCCAGAGGAAGGGGAGGCAGCATAAGTCCCGTCTTTCTGGCGGGAGCTTCGATTGCAATTCTCATCCTGATTTTATTTATGTTCTTTTTTTAAAACTGATTTTATAATTGCAAATTTCTTCTTTACAGAAACACTTTAGTGTGCTACCATGGTAACACATGAAAAGCAAGAGGAGGATGCAATTATGAAAAAAGGAATAATAATAGCAGCAGTGTTAGGAGCGGCAGTCCTGCTTGGCGGCTGTTCCGGGCAAAAGAGCGAAGTTACGGCTTCTGCGTCTTCCGAAACCACTGCAGCAACAGCAAAAGAGACTGGAAAAGAAACAGAATCAGGCGCTGATACATTTACTGTTGGATTTGACCAGGATTTCCCGCCGATGGGTTTTGTCGGAGACAACGGAGAATATACCGGTTTTGACTTAGAGCTGGCGCAGGAGGTGGCAAACCGACTTGGCAGGAAGTTTGTTCCCCAGCCCATCGCCTGGGATGCCAAGGACATGGAGCTGGAAGCAGGAAATATTGACTGCATCTGGAATGGCTTTACCATTACAGGCCGTGAAGACGGCTATACCTGGACAAAGCCTTATATGGAAAACAGTCAGGTGTTTGTAGTGGGAAAGGACTCCGGCATTAAGACCTTAGGTGACTTATCAGGAAAGATCATTGAGGTTCAGGCGGATTCCTCCGCGGAAAAGGCACTGCAGACGGATGGAAAGCTGGCCGAAACCTTTGGAACCCTTCAGACGACGCCGGATTACAACACCGCATTTATGGACCTGGAGATGGGAGCCGTGGATGCCATTGCAATGGATGTGATTGTGGCAGGTTACCAGATCGAGCAGAGGAAGGCGGATTTTATTATACTGGATGAGGCCCTTGCTGCCGAAGAATACGGGGTTGGATTTAAGAAAGGGAATGATGCTTTAAGAGATCAGGTCCAGGAACAGTTAGAAGCCATGGCAGCTGACGGAACCCTTAAAAAGATATCAGAAAAATGGTTTGGCAAGGATGTAACCACAGTTAAATAATCAAATACTCCGTAAAATTCCAGGAAGTATTTGACCCTTACAGTATTTGCCAGATGCAGAATGCAAGCATTCCTGCACCTGGCTCATTGCTTGCAGAAATAAAGACTTTATAATGGGTTCCGGTCCCCCCAGCCATGGGCCGGACCCTATTTTTTAGAACATGGAGGAGAAATCATGGCTTTAACGAAGATATTCTTACAATTGGCAGGGGGAATGTGGGTCAGCATCCAGATATTTGTAGTGACGCTGGTCTTTTCTCTGCCCCTGGGACTTTTAGTATCCTTTGGAAGGATGTCTAAAAACCCTGTCATACAGGCCATTGTTAAATTCTATATTTCAGTCATGAGAGGAACTCCATTGATGCTGCAGCTGATGGTAGTGTATTTTGGTCCATACTACTTATTCGGCATAAAGGTTGGGAACGGGTACCGCCTTTGGGCCGCATTTATTGGTTTTGT encodes the following:
- a CDS encoding amino acid ABC transporter substrate-binding protein; translation: MKKGIIIAAVLGAAVLLGGCSGQKSEVTASASSETTAATAKETGKETESGADTFTVGFDQDFPPMGFVGDNGEYTGFDLELAQEVANRLGRKFVPQPIAWDAKDMELEAGNIDCIWNGFTITGREDGYTWTKPYMENSQVFVVGKDSGIKTLGDLSGKIIEVQADSSAEKALQTDGKLAETFGTLQTTPDYNTAFMDLEMGAVDAIAMDVIVAGYQIEQRKADFIILDEALAAEEYGVGFKKGNDALRDQVQEQLEAMAADGTLKKISEKWFGKDVTTVK